Proteins encoded in a region of the Haloarcula sp. CBA1129 genome:
- a CDS encoding AIR synthase family protein → MSDLGKIDRELFDSVIYPELGADREDVALGPTHGVDFGVIDVGGEALVTATDPLSVLPDLGFERAGRFALDVVLADVAVSGVPPSHLSVTFTLPPEMTDDELAAMWHGFAGRAEEADVSVVTGHTARYSGVDYSWVGGATVLGVGSHDEIVRPDGARPGDKLVVGTGPGAEVTGLFAHLFPEQIGLSPDRTATAQERLADTALVEDAMAAANAGAVTAMHDATEGGITGAFIEMADGANARFDVDSEAVPVAEGVDELCDALDIDPWHVSSCGTLLAAVAPTNADAVVDALRDRGTPAAVVGEVTDGEGLYVDGTRQSHPGADPSWEAFARLQAAADANEESAVK, encoded by the coding sequence ATGAGTGACCTCGGGAAAATCGACCGCGAACTGTTCGACAGCGTCATCTACCCGGAACTCGGCGCGGACCGCGAGGACGTGGCGCTCGGACCGACCCACGGTGTCGACTTCGGCGTCATCGACGTTGGCGGGGAGGCCCTCGTCACGGCCACCGACCCGCTGTCGGTCCTGCCTGACCTCGGCTTCGAGCGGGCTGGCCGGTTCGCGCTGGACGTGGTGCTTGCCGACGTGGCCGTCTCGGGCGTCCCCCCGTCCCATCTCTCCGTGACGTTCACGCTCCCGCCCGAGATGACCGACGACGAACTGGCGGCGATGTGGCACGGCTTTGCCGGGCGTGCCGAGGAAGCCGACGTGAGCGTCGTCACCGGCCACACCGCTCGGTACTCGGGCGTCGATTACTCTTGGGTCGGTGGTGCGACGGTGCTGGGCGTCGGTTCTCACGATGAAATTGTGCGGCCGGACGGCGCACGGCCGGGCGACAAACTGGTCGTCGGGACCGGTCCGGGGGCCGAAGTCACGGGCCTGTTTGCCCATCTCTTCCCAGAGCAGATCGGCCTGTCGCCCGACCGAACCGCCACCGCACAGGAGCGACTGGCCGACACCGCTCTCGTCGAGGACGCGATGGCCGCGGCGAACGCCGGCGCTGTGACGGCGATGCACGACGCCACGGAAGGCGGTATCACCGGCGCGTTCATCGAGATGGCTGACGGCGCGAACGCCCGGTTCGACGTCGACAGCGAGGCCGTACCGGTCGCCGAGGGTGTCGACGAGCTCTGTGACGCGCTGGACATCGATCCGTGGCACGTCAGCAGTTGCGGGACACTGCTGGCGGCTGTTGCTCCCACTAATGCCGACGCCGTCGTCGACGCGCTCCGGGACCGCGGGACGCCGGCAGCCGTCGTCGGCGAGGTGACTGACGGAGAGGGACTGTACGTCGACGGCACGCGGCAATCACATCCCGGCGCAGACCCCTCGTGGGAGGCGTTCGCGCGGCTACAGGCGGCCGCGGACGCGAACGAGGAGTCCGCTGTGAAGTGA
- a CDS encoding NAD(P)/FAD-dependent oxidoreductase, translated as MARDLAVVGAGGAGAAATYALHDAEVDVTVFEKSRGVCGRAATRRHGDCTYEYGANYLKADDGRVTELVTETLPSEGLVDIEEPVYAFDRTGEIDAGRDADEHKWTYEAGITQLAKRLFDETNADVENGVRVERLERQRDGWRLEDGDGTDLGHFDAALLTPPAPQTADLLGQSRWDHDDCRELRQEIASVPYRTVIAGVLHYPFELDVPWYAAVNADKNHDIGWIGREECKDGHVPDGESLLLVQMNEPWSVANYDEHPDTLIEDIATRTARLLDDDRLSDPDWTDHQHWRYSQPEGDVDHDLLSCAAEHDLYFAGDWVAGEGRLHAALRNGLETGEAIADSG; from the coding sequence ATGGCTCGTGACCTCGCAGTCGTCGGTGCCGGTGGTGCCGGTGCGGCGGCAACGTACGCGCTCCACGACGCGGAAGTCGATGTAACGGTGTTCGAGAAGAGCCGCGGCGTCTGCGGGCGCGCCGCGACCCGGCGGCACGGCGACTGCACGTACGAGTACGGCGCGAACTATCTCAAGGCCGACGACGGCCGCGTGACGGAACTGGTCACGGAGACGCTCCCGTCCGAGGGGCTCGTCGACATCGAGGAGCCAGTGTACGCGTTCGACAGGACCGGTGAAATCGACGCCGGTCGGGATGCTGACGAACACAAATGGACGTACGAGGCGGGCATCACACAGCTCGCAAAGCGCCTGTTCGACGAAACAAACGCCGACGTGGAGAACGGCGTCCGGGTCGAGCGTCTGGAGCGACAGCGCGACGGCTGGCGGCTCGAAGACGGCGACGGAACGGACTTGGGGCACTTCGACGCCGCGCTGCTGACACCGCCGGCCCCACAGACGGCTGACCTATTGGGGCAGTCGCGGTGGGACCACGACGACTGCCGGGAGCTACGACAGGAAATCGCGTCGGTCCCCTATCGGACAGTCATCGCGGGAGTGTTGCACTACCCCTTCGAACTCGACGTGCCGTGGTACGCCGCGGTCAACGCCGACAAGAACCACGACATCGGCTGGATCGGCCGCGAGGAGTGCAAGGACGGCCACGTCCCTGACGGTGAGTCGCTGCTGCTGGTACAAATGAACGAACCGTGGTCGGTGGCGAACTACGACGAGCACCCCGACACGCTCATCGAAGACATCGCAACGCGGACGGCGCGACTGCTGGACGACGACCGACTGTCCGACCCGGACTGGACCGATCACCAGCACTGGCGCTACTCCCAGCCCGAAGGCGACGTCGACCACGACCTCCTGTCGTGTGCGGCTGAGCATGACCTGTACTTTGCCGGCGACTGGGTCGCCGGCGAGGGGCGACTGCACGCAGCGCTCCGCAACGGACTGGAGACGGGCGAGGCAATCGCCGACAGCGGGTAA
- the rqcH gene encoding ribosome rescue protein RqcH encodes MDHKRELTSVDLAALEGELAGYEGAKLDKAYLYPEDDLVRLKLRDFDRGRVEFLIEVGDVKRAHVADQSHVPDAPGRPPDFAMMLRNRLSGADLVRVEQFEFDRIIELEFDREDASTTIVAELFGDGNVAVLDEHGEVIDCLETVRLKSRTVAPGTPYEFPSARFNPMTVDYDGFVARIEESDADLVRTLATQLNFGGLYGEELCTRAGIDYNVAVDDLDESDFERLYELIDELGTRLREGNVDPRVYYETLDEDNGDGGAESDDDPDRRRVDVTPIPLAEYEELYSESFTEFNSALDDYFFNFQREEEVEGGETQRPDFEAEIEKQQRIIQQQEQAIEDFEADAEAEREKAELLYANYDLVDDVLSTVQAAREDDVAWDDIEAKFDEGADRGIEAAEAVVSLDGSEGTVTLDIDGTRVTVDAFTGVEKNADELYKEAKRIEEKKEGALAAIENTREDLEAVKERREEWEADDGEDEADDTDGDDEPTDWLSMQSVPTRSTERWYEQFRWFHTSDGFLVIGGRDADDNEELVQKYLEGGDKFFHAQAHGGPVTVLKATGPSEPSKEVEFPQSSLDQAAQFAVSYSSVWKDGKFAGDVYMVDPDQVSKTPESGEYLEKGGFAIRGDRAYFESTPVGVAVGITCDDETRVIGGPPSAVEGQAATSITVEPGQYAQNDIAKRLYREFRSRFADESFVRKVASPDQIQEFLPPGGSRMTEE; translated from the coding sequence ATGGACCACAAGCGGGAACTGACGAGCGTCGATCTCGCCGCTCTGGAGGGCGAACTCGCCGGCTACGAGGGCGCGAAGCTCGACAAGGCGTACCTCTACCCCGAGGACGACCTCGTCAGACTGAAGCTCCGGGACTTCGACCGCGGGCGCGTCGAGTTCCTCATTGAGGTCGGTGATGTCAAGCGCGCCCACGTTGCCGACCAGAGCCACGTCCCCGACGCACCGGGCCGCCCGCCGGACTTCGCGATGATGCTCCGGAACCGACTGTCGGGCGCTGACCTCGTCCGCGTCGAACAGTTCGAGTTCGACCGCATCATCGAACTGGAGTTCGACCGCGAGGACGCCTCGACCACCATCGTCGCGGAGTTGTTCGGCGACGGCAACGTCGCGGTGCTGGACGAGCACGGCGAGGTCATCGACTGTCTGGAGACGGTGCGGCTCAAATCCCGAACCGTCGCGCCCGGGACACCCTACGAGTTCCCGTCGGCGCGGTTCAACCCAATGACCGTCGATTACGACGGCTTTGTCGCCCGAATCGAGGAGTCCGACGCCGACCTCGTCCGGACGCTGGCGACGCAACTGAACTTCGGCGGCTTGTATGGCGAGGAGCTGTGTACCCGCGCCGGCATCGACTACAACGTCGCCGTCGACGACCTCGACGAGTCTGATTTCGAGCGGCTGTACGAACTCATCGACGAACTTGGAACTCGGCTTCGTGAAGGGAACGTCGACCCGCGGGTGTACTACGAGACGCTTGATGAGGACAACGGCGATGGCGGTGCGGAGAGCGACGATGACCCGGACCGCCGGCGCGTCGACGTAACTCCGATTCCGCTGGCGGAATACGAAGAGCTCTACAGCGAGTCCTTCACGGAGTTCAATTCTGCTCTGGATGACTACTTCTTCAACTTCCAGCGGGAGGAGGAAGTCGAGGGTGGCGAGACACAGCGCCCGGACTTCGAGGCCGAAATCGAGAAACAACAGCGCATAATCCAGCAGCAAGAGCAGGCTATCGAGGATTTCGAGGCCGACGCCGAGGCCGAGCGAGAGAAGGCCGAACTGCTGTATGCCAACTACGACCTCGTCGACGACGTACTCTCGACGGTGCAGGCCGCCCGCGAGGACGACGTGGCGTGGGACGACATCGAGGCGAAGTTCGACGAGGGAGCCGACCGCGGCATCGAAGCTGCCGAAGCGGTCGTCTCACTCGATGGGAGCGAGGGGACGGTGACGCTGGACATCGACGGGACGCGTGTCACCGTCGACGCGTTCACTGGCGTCGAGAAGAACGCTGACGAGCTGTACAAGGAGGCCAAACGTATCGAAGAGAAGAAGGAGGGCGCGCTGGCGGCTATCGAGAACACCCGCGAAGACCTCGAAGCGGTCAAGGAACGGCGCGAGGAGTGGGAGGCCGACGACGGCGAGGACGAAGCCGACGATACCGACGGCGACGACGAACCGACCGACTGGCTCTCGATGCAGTCTGTTCCCACCCGGTCGACAGAGCGCTGGTACGAGCAGTTCCGCTGGTTCCACACCTCGGATGGCTTCCTCGTCATCGGTGGCCGCGACGCCGACGACAACGAGGAACTCGTCCAGAAGTATCTGGAGGGCGGTGACAAGTTCTTCCACGCACAGGCTCACGGCGGCCCGGTAACGGTGCTCAAGGCCACTGGCCCCAGCGAGCCGTCAAAGGAGGTGGAGTTCCCGCAATCGTCGCTGGATCAGGCCGCGCAGTTCGCGGTTTCCTACTCATCGGTCTGGAAGGACGGGAAGTTCGCCGGCGACGTGTACATGGTCGACCCCGATCAGGTGTCGAAAACGCCCGAAAGCGGCGAGTACTTAGAGAAGGGCGGGTTCGCCATCCGCGGCGACCGGGCCTACTTCGAGTCCACGCCGGTCGGCGTCGCCGTCGGCATCACCTGCGACGACGAGACGCGGGTCATCGGCGGCCCGCCGTCGGCCGTCGAGGGGCAGGCCGCGACGAGTATCACCGTCGAGCCCGGCCAGTACGCGCAGAACGACATCGCCAAGCGCCTGTATCGGGAGTTCCGCTCGCGCTTCGCCGACGAGTCGTTCGTCCGCAAAGTCGCCAGCCCGGACCAGATACAGGAGTTCCTGCCGCCGGGCGGCAGCCGAATGACCGAGGAGTGA
- a CDS encoding DUF4013 domain-containing protein, whose product MKTIAVGGVLLFLSVLVIPAVFVFGYIVRALRGVMDGDTTPPTFDAWEDLGMDGLKALAIVLVYSLLPSTIVAAVLFISVFTFGSGSDTIFSGLVAGLVFAVVALGTLALSLAAVYAVPAAIVAYVRTDSVSAAFAPNELRPLLFSRTYATGWLVGFAISLIAGIVVGVLNATVVGAILAPFVVFYAYVAGTYAIGTAVRDVPAVGPESETPTAGSAA is encoded by the coding sequence GTGAAAACCATCGCAGTCGGGGGCGTGTTGCTGTTCCTGAGTGTACTGGTGATCCCGGCGGTTTTCGTGTTCGGCTACATCGTCCGAGCACTGCGGGGGGTCATGGACGGCGACACGACGCCGCCGACGTTCGATGCGTGGGAGGATCTGGGGATGGACGGTCTGAAGGCCCTCGCCATCGTGCTGGTGTACTCACTGCTCCCGTCGACGATTGTCGCGGCGGTCCTGTTCATCTCCGTGTTCACATTCGGGTCCGGCAGCGACACGATCTTCAGCGGTCTGGTCGCGGGCCTAGTATTTGCGGTGGTCGCGCTCGGAACACTCGCTCTGTCTCTGGCAGCGGTGTACGCGGTGCCGGCGGCTATCGTCGCGTACGTCCGCACTGACAGTGTCAGCGCAGCGTTCGCACCGAACGAACTCCGGCCGCTTCTGTTCAGTCGCACCTACGCCACCGGCTGGCTGGTCGGGTTTGCCATCAGCCTGATCGCAGGCATCGTCGTGGGCGTCCTCAACGCTACTGTCGTGGGGGCAATCTTGGCTCCGTTCGTGGTGTTTTACGCCTACGTCGCGGGCACCTACGCCATCGGGACAGCCGTCAGAGACGTGCCGGCCGTCGGACCCGAGTCTGAAACGCCCACCGCAGGCTCGGCTGCCTGA
- a CDS encoding CARDB domain-containing protein, whose product MGKITGLWLTAMTLLAVVAVSTAPAFGPGIAAASNHGTATIEVTDASTTKTNSSGTYAAPFSVVSGVEFQVEFTAENTGSRNGTEQVAVTANGEQVSQIDVTVDGNQQTSETVPVALDDTGKYDIAVDGVSAGTVTVVEPANITVTETTVDRATVTRGESIEVTHTLENTGGKNGDLTVTPILENTDTETSQMVNELVIEVGAGETETSSWTLDTGALDELPAGEYELRPGGSSNPTITIEESTRFTVDYSQLSDESTVTGESVELTVRMANPRSGDGTATEDVILQADGSEIATRTVEIENGDTETLEFSPTFDSEGTYDLMINGAPVGTVEVADEGSIQIRDARLFDTQVNTDTDTGGYGTREPELWVTVENTGGQDGTITLPIEVGGTRVGGRSVAVPAGETVNETLLYRLEGAVDEGDHEVTVGGVTAGTLTVGQPDIQITDARWNRTAVTRGGAAELTVTARNDGTVTAGQEFWIETENKAVDAVSFDLAPDESGTDTYVHTFEESGTSQFTVGNETQTVTVREPAAFDTAAVELNRTSVRTGEPTEVTATVVNDGDETGTSPVRLQTNDDIVDTTNVTLPGGQQTEVTFIYVFESGGVYDVAVNGNSGGNVSVTQPATFEVRDARLSNSSAETGESVDVTGTVANIGTESGNYTAALTENNQTLKSKTIGPIAGGETATVTFSISFDNEGNRSLSIGNATTETLAVEAESSSDGGGGGGGGGGGFSLDDESDDTDDGGGAEAPAISQSQLDNGVSVRVTADAANSTVSQSLNRSGPSETAPAFTLSKLSLNVTNESEGFNATMLGPHATPNGMAAVQEDGVRGYVTITSGANASVISRAKYTLRLNESALPANGSMDAVRVFQYHNESWRQLSSTATATNGSIQATSPTLSTIAVVSPVANASTQTTVGSSNTNMTTSTPAELTITDASVTADWVRAGFNTSVRATVGNPTEETVEQTLTVTVDGDPVAARTVRLNAGEESTVTMEFEAADGVVAVNGVSAGDLRVGSNQAQSATESGTDKTGKSGGGAEPAAETVAASGPGFTVQLVALVLALIAGLVRVRQKV is encoded by the coding sequence ACGGCGAGCAAGTGAGCCAGATTGACGTTACAGTCGACGGTAATCAGCAGACGTCGGAGACCGTTCCTGTCGCGCTCGATGACACGGGCAAGTACGACATCGCCGTCGACGGTGTCTCGGCTGGGACGGTGACCGTCGTCGAACCGGCAAACATTACGGTCACCGAGACAACAGTCGACCGGGCTACCGTCACGCGTGGTGAATCCATCGAAGTGACTCACACGCTCGAAAACACCGGGGGAAAAAACGGCGACCTGACCGTCACGCCGATACTTGAGAACACGGATACTGAGACGTCGCAGATGGTCAACGAACTCGTCATTGAGGTCGGTGCCGGCGAGACGGAAACAAGTTCGTGGACGCTGGACACTGGGGCCCTCGACGAACTACCTGCTGGGGAGTACGAACTGCGACCCGGAGGGAGTTCGAACCCGACTATCACCATTGAGGAGTCGACGCGGTTCACCGTCGATTACTCGCAGCTAAGTGATGAATCAACGGTAACGGGTGAGTCAGTCGAACTGACGGTTCGGATGGCAAACCCCAGAAGCGGGGACGGAACGGCGACAGAGGATGTCATACTGCAGGCTGATGGCTCCGAAATCGCCACCCGAACCGTCGAAATCGAGAACGGCGATACGGAGACACTGGAGTTCTCACCGACCTTCGACAGCGAGGGCACGTACGATCTGATGATAAACGGTGCGCCGGTCGGGACCGTCGAAGTTGCGGACGAGGGATCGATCCAGATCCGGGACGCCCGGCTCTTCGACACTCAGGTCAACACTGACACGGACACGGGTGGCTACGGGACCCGCGAGCCGGAACTGTGGGTGACGGTGGAGAACACTGGCGGACAGGACGGGACGATCACGCTTCCTATCGAAGTCGGCGGCACGCGGGTCGGAGGGCGGTCGGTAGCGGTCCCGGCCGGTGAGACAGTCAACGAGACACTCCTCTATCGACTCGAAGGGGCTGTTGACGAGGGCGACCACGAGGTCACGGTCGGTGGCGTCACCGCTGGCACCCTGACCGTCGGCCAGCCTGATATCCAGATCACCGACGCAAGGTGGAACAGAACAGCGGTCACCCGGGGCGGCGCAGCAGAGCTGACGGTGACGGCTAGGAACGACGGGACTGTGACCGCAGGGCAGGAGTTCTGGATCGAAACGGAGAACAAAGCCGTCGACGCCGTCTCGTTCGACCTTGCACCGGATGAATCTGGGACGGATACGTACGTGCACACGTTCGAGGAGTCCGGGACGTCCCAGTTTACGGTCGGTAACGAGACGCAGACGGTCACAGTCAGGGAGCCGGCTGCGTTCGACACGGCTGCCGTCGAACTGAACCGGACGAGTGTTCGGACAGGTGAGCCTACCGAAGTGACTGCCACGGTCGTCAACGACGGCGACGAGACAGGGACCTCTCCGGTGCGCCTGCAGACCAACGACGATATCGTGGACACGACGAACGTCACACTCCCGGGCGGTCAACAGACCGAGGTCACCTTCATCTACGTCTTCGAGAGTGGGGGTGTGTACGACGTGGCAGTCAACGGTAACTCCGGCGGAAACGTTTCAGTGACCCAGCCGGCGACGTTCGAGGTTCGCGACGCACGGCTGAGTAATTCGTCCGCCGAAACCGGTGAGTCCGTCGACGTGACAGGCACTGTCGCAAACATTGGCACGGAGAGCGGGAACTACACTGCGGCGCTCACAGAGAACAACCAGACGCTCAAATCCAAAACTATCGGGCCCATCGCTGGCGGTGAGACAGCAACTGTCACCTTCAGTATCTCCTTCGACAACGAGGGCAACCGGTCGCTTTCTATTGGCAACGCCACCACCGAGACGCTCGCCGTTGAAGCTGAAAGCAGCAGCGACGGCGGTGGTGGCGGTGGCGGCGGTGGCGGCGGGTTCAGTCTCGATGACGAATCGGACGACACCGACGACGGCGGCGGCGCAGAGGCCCCTGCTATATCACAGTCACAGCTCGACAACGGGGTCTCTGTCCGGGTGACTGCCGACGCTGCGAACTCGACGGTCTCCCAGTCGCTGAACCGCTCCGGTCCGTCCGAGACCGCACCGGCATTCACGCTCTCGAAACTCTCGCTCAACGTCACCAACGAAAGCGAGGGGTTCAACGCGACAATGCTCGGCCCGCACGCCACACCGAACGGCATGGCCGCGGTTCAGGAAGACGGTGTGCGCGGGTACGTAACCATCACCTCCGGCGCAAACGCGTCGGTCATCAGCCGGGCGAAATACACCCTGCGGCTCAACGAATCAGCGCTTCCAGCCAACGGCTCGATGGACGCCGTCCGGGTGTTCCAGTACCACAACGAATCATGGCGTCAGCTATCCAGCACCGCTACTGCGACGAACGGCTCTATTCAGGCGACATCGCCCACCCTCTCAACCATCGCTGTCGTTTCCCCGGTCGCTAATGCGTCTACTCAGACGACAGTTGGCTCCTCGAACACGAATATGACGACCTCGACGCCCGCAGAACTCACCATTACCGATGCGTCCGTGACGGCCGACTGGGTCCGGGCCGGCTTCAACACGTCGGTGCGAGCGACAGTCGGGAATCCGACCGAGGAGACTGTCGAGCAGACGCTGACGGTCACCGTTGACGGCGATCCGGTAGCCGCTCGGACTGTCCGGCTCAACGCCGGCGAAGAGAGTACGGTGACGATGGAGTTCGAGGCTGCCGACGGCGTCGTCGCGGTCAACGGCGTCAGTGCCGGTGACCTGCGTGTCGGCTCGAATCAAGCCCAGAGCGCAACCGAATCCGGGACTGACAAAACGGGTAAAAGCGGTGGCGGCGCGGAGCCAGCCGCGGAAACGGTCGCAGCGTCCGGCCCCGGATTCACCGTCCAACTGGTCGCACTTGTGCTGGCGCTGATTGCTGGCCTCGTCCGAGTTCGTCAGAAAGTGTAG